Proteins from one Astatotilapia calliptera chromosome 8, fAstCal1.2, whole genome shotgun sequence genomic window:
- the LOC113028218 gene encoding neurotrypsin-like, whose protein sequence is MTQTQRAGRMALTSREMLCLIGTACLWLPLLAEVVAEDSYLNEVQNSVPLSCSEGFTELGYYNGTVSQTDSGAPCLKWTEFPDYVMQYPGRGLGDHNYCRNPDRESNPWCFFRQNSGAIGWAYCDCHQGATRLVGSSISGSGRVEVYLNGQWGAVCDSHWTDRDASVICRQLGLGDIGTALQHSQFGSGSGLFHYERLGCRGDENTLSKCRSRMFVTGDCSHGNEAAVVCAPPEGSGPPLRLVGGEEDFEGRVEVFHAGRWGSICDDQWDDRDAEVVCRQLGFGGVAKAWSWAHFGQGSGPILLDAMKCTGNELFLDQCPHGNWEQHNCDHMEDAGVSCSPYTDGVVRLVGGDSPWEGRVEVFHNGDWGTVCDDHWTQQHAEVVCRQLGYRGHAEVVSDGTFGEGVGLILLDDVQCEGSETSLLDCQHGIWGRTDCSHSEDVGVRCRGRSDEETNEVPVIAPSTGPLVRLVGGSSRKEGRVEVYLHGDWGSICDSGWNDLNAAVVCRQLGHSGRAVAAGGFGQGKGPVHLDQVRCTGKEEFLGECPSLGQSIQGCRRREDAGVRCDITPRESTAQIKPEEPSCGLRKMAEEDGKRRNQGEENILRTTWPWQVSVWLRSQEEDSSPLCSGTLISPCWALTSAYCVTRFGGDPSRYVVIVGGSERRLTPEQVVVHRKFKGQSGGHDLALLKLPSSKNHCLTFNPNTNAACLPATDTDSGGSTPSSCVVTVTAGWTGPDSVLASWVPLMSSWQCKKRYGNSFSSHGTLCAGSPPDTSLLHDDSCQGNSGGGLVCQAETGRWILTGVVAGGYGCADPSSPALYTRVSRFRSWIDEVINVQARPEAPNAHIQGDLPHNDITHMHSEGKDVSFHTHGKHAHDQQPSNEINEIKHTHSHHSHTKNTHTRRAEDANTQILV, encoded by the exons TGCCTCTGTCATGCTCTGAGGGATTCACAGAACTGGGATACTACAACGGCACCGTGTCGCAGACGGACTCTGGTGCCCCCTGTCTGAAATGGACTGAGTTTCCAGACTATGTCATGCAGTACCCGGGCCGCGGCCTGGGTGACCACAACTACTGCAGGAACCCGGATCGCGAGTCCAACCCGTGGTGTTTCTTCCGACAGAACTCAGGAGCAATTGGCTGGGCCTACTGCGACTGCCACCAGG GTGCTACACGTCTGGTTGGCAGCTCGATCTCTGGCAGCGGGCGAGTTGAGGTTTACCTGAACGGCCAGTGGGGAGCAGTGTGCGACTCTCACTGGACAGACCGGGATGCCAGTGTGATCTGCAGACAGCTGGGTCTGGG CGATATCGGCACAGCATTGCAGCACTCTCAGTTCGGCTCGGGCTCTGGCCTATTTCACTACGAACGTCTAGGTTGCCGGGGTGATGAGAACACCCTGAGTAAGTGCCGGAGCAGGATGTTCGTCACTGGTGACTGTAGCCATGGAAACGAAGCAGCAGTGGTGTGCGCACCACCAGAAG GCAGTGGCCCTCCTCTGCGACTGGTTGGAGGTGAGGAAGACTTTGAAGGTCGTGTGGAGGTGTTTCATGCAGGAAGGTGGGGCTCTATCTGCGATGACCAGTGGGACGACAGGGACGCAGAGGTGGTGTGCAGACAGCTCGGTTTTGG tGGTGTGGCGAAAGCCTGGTCCTGGGCTCACTTCGGTCAGGGTTCAGGTCCCATCCTGCTGGATGCGATGAAATGCACAGGAAACGAGCTGTTCCTGGATCAGTGTCCTCATGGCAACTGGGAGCAGCACAACTGTGACCACATGGAGGATGCTGGGGTCTCCTGCAGCCCTTATACAG ACGGTGTGGTGCGTCTGGTTGGAGGAGACAGTCCCTGGGAGGGCCGAGTCGAAGTGTTTCATAACGGTGACTGGGGGACGGTGTGTGACGACCACTGGACCCAGCAGCATGCAGAGGTGGTCTGCAGGCAGCTGGGTTACAG GGGTCACGCTGAGGTCGTATCTGATGGGACGTTTGGCGAGGGCGTGGGCCTGATCCTCCTGGACGATGTCCAGTGCGAGGGATCTGAAACCTCGCTGCTGGATTGCCAACATGGGATCTGGGGACGGACCGACTGCTCCCACAGCGAGGACGTCGGTGTTCGCTGCAGAGGAAGGTCCGACGAGGAGACTAATGAGGTGCCGGTCATTGCACCTTCCACAG GTCCCCTGGTGCGTCTTGTGggtggcagcagcaggaaggaagGTCGAGTCGAAGTGTATCTCCATGGTGACTGGGGAAGTATTTGCGACTCAGGCTGGAACGATCTGAACGCAGCCGTGGTGTGCAGACAGCTTGGACACAG TGGTCGAGCAGTTGCAGCTGGAGGGTTTGGTCAGGGGAAAGGACCCGTCCACCTGGACCAGGTGAGGTGCACAGGGAAAGAGGAGTTCCTAGGCGAGTGTCCCTCTCTGGGCCAGAGCATCCAGGGCTGCAGACGAAGGGAGGATGCAGGGGTACGGTGTGACATCACGCCACGAGAATCAACGGCACAGATTAAGCCTGAAGAGCCGAGCTGTGGGCTGAGGAAGATGGCCGAGGAAGATGGCAAGAGGAGGAATCAGGGAGAGGAAAACATACTCAg GACCACGTGGCCATGGCAGGTGTCTGTGTGGCTTCGGTCTCAGGAAGAAGACAGCAGTCCTCTCTGCAGTGGCACTCTGATCAGCCCCTGCTGGGCCCTGACGTCTGCATACTGTGTCACCAG GTTTGGCGGCGATCCGTCCCGGTACGTGGTGATAGTTGGGGGGTCCGAGCGGCGCCTCACACCGGAGCAGGTGGTGGTTCACAGGAAGTTTAAGGGTCAGAGCGGTGGACACGATCTGGCTTTGCTTAAGCTACCTAGCTCAAAGAATCACTGTCTGACCTTTAATCCCAACACCAATGCAGCATGCCTTCCTGCCACTGACACAGACTCAGGGGGAAGTACTCCATCTTCTTGTGTGGTCACGGTTACAGCTGGCTGGACGGGTCCAG ACTCTGTTCTTGCTTCCTGGGTCCCTCTGATGTCATCATGGCAATGTAAGAAGCGCTATGGCAACAGTTTCTCCAGTCACGGCACCCTGTGTGCTGGCAGTCCTCCAGACACCAGCCTCCTCCATGACGACAGTTGCCAGGGCAACTCTGGAGGCGGGTTAGTGTGTCAGGCGGAGACAGGTCGATGGATCCTCACTGGCGTTGTCGCCGGGGGTTACGGCTGCGCTGATCCCTCCTCACCTGCGCTCTACACGCGAGTCAGCCGCTTCAGGAGCTGGATCGACGAGGTCATCAATGTGCAAGCACGCCCGGAGGCGCCAAACGCACATATACAAGGAGATCTGCCACACAATGAcataacacacatgcacagcgaGGGCAAAGATGTGTCCTTCCACACGCACGGCAAACACGCACACGATCAGCAGCCATCAAATGAAATCAATgagattaaacacacacactctcatcattcacacaccaaaaacacacacacacgccggGCGGAGGACGCAAACACACAAATTCTGGTCTGA